A genomic window from Gemmatimonadaceae bacterium includes:
- a CDS encoding ABC transporter permease → MSLSDWLPWRRERQTVDLTDELRAHLELAAADRVARGESPEDAAHNARREFGNAGLAQEIARDQWGAVGTWIERTVQDIRYAARMFRRAPGFTAIVLSTIALGIGASAAIFSVIDAALLRDLPYPHAEQLVQIEDDFLGTGARDVGMSGPEWHDLTASGVFDGVSPTQFDNNNLTGLSRPQRAGILIVSPNYFSVLGVKAQFGSVFDPNDATPGFNEQVVISDGLWTRAFGRDPKVLGRIVQLDSDSYRIIGVAPAGFQAPEHAVEARGTEMWVATGYAGPPITTYMLRTPLVPGAIARVRPGLSIADAQRRVDALVHSLRQQFPADYPAAIDWHVRLVPLRKYVLGDVRQPLLWMLGAVGLVLLIACATVANLLLARATSRKRELALRQALGSAASRLIRQLLTESLLLSVAGGVLGVAVAYIARGGIARLVPEAVPRLNTVAMDWRVVLLAFGLSLIVGVLFGIAPALQIRRLDVTRVLKEEGRSSTSGGEQMRTRRALVVAEFALTLTLMIVAVLLLRSFRELLAAPLGFDTHAVSFVRTRLPYPNDSTEDLYPSAGAEAPFIREIIRRVRTLPGVQDVAVGGGAAVPLDHPYPDQPIMRIVLERRAESGNQPVYTTGTIVTPEYFHLLRIPLVRGRLFNDFDTDASPTVAVVNEAMAEKYWPDGNAIGQRVKLSPRARQWATIVGVVADTRAESLATARHPIIYASLYQYQRKHFAIFVRGQVETAAFERDVRAQVQAVNPSLPVFGATTLDETLSASLLPRRFAIVMIAAFASVALMLSSLGIYGVISYMVGERFHEIGVRVALGAQRADVLRLVLGHGLRLAVAGAVAGILGALVVARVMGGVLYGVRPWDPVIFVGVSGGLTLIAIAACYVPARRAMRTDPMVAMRD, encoded by the coding sequence GTGAGTCTCTCCGACTGGCTGCCCTGGCGCCGCGAGCGGCAAACCGTAGATCTCACCGACGAGCTTCGCGCGCACCTGGAACTGGCGGCCGCCGATCGCGTCGCGCGAGGGGAATCGCCCGAAGACGCGGCGCACAACGCGCGGCGCGAATTCGGCAACGCGGGACTTGCCCAGGAGATCGCGCGCGACCAGTGGGGCGCGGTGGGTACGTGGATCGAGCGAACCGTGCAGGACATTCGCTACGCCGCGCGCATGTTCCGGCGGGCGCCTGGATTCACGGCGATCGTGTTGTCCACGATCGCCCTCGGCATCGGTGCCTCGGCGGCGATCTTCAGCGTCATCGACGCGGCGCTGCTTCGGGATCTCCCCTACCCGCACGCCGAGCAGCTCGTCCAAATCGAGGACGACTTCCTCGGCACCGGTGCGCGCGACGTCGGGATGTCGGGGCCGGAGTGGCACGACCTGACGGCCTCGGGCGTCTTCGACGGGGTCTCACCGACGCAGTTCGACAACAACAACCTCACCGGGTTGTCGCGTCCGCAGCGCGCGGGCATCCTCATCGTCTCGCCGAACTACTTCTCCGTGCTCGGCGTGAAGGCACAGTTCGGATCCGTGTTCGATCCGAACGACGCGACGCCCGGCTTCAATGAGCAAGTTGTCATTAGCGACGGCTTATGGACGCGCGCGTTCGGCCGCGATCCGAAGGTGCTCGGACGCATCGTGCAGCTCGACTCGGACTCGTATCGCATCATCGGCGTAGCGCCGGCGGGATTTCAGGCGCCCGAGCATGCGGTCGAAGCGCGCGGAACCGAAATGTGGGTAGCCACCGGCTACGCCGGGCCGCCGATCACGACGTACATGTTGCGAACTCCCCTCGTTCCCGGCGCGATCGCGCGCGTACGTCCGGGGCTCTCGATTGCCGATGCGCAACGGCGGGTGGACGCGCTGGTCCATTCGCTGCGCCAGCAATTTCCGGCGGACTATCCGGCGGCGATCGACTGGCACGTGCGTCTCGTGCCGCTTCGAAAGTACGTCCTCGGCGATGTACGACAACCACTCCTCTGGATGCTCGGCGCCGTCGGGCTGGTGCTGCTCATCGCGTGTGCGACGGTAGCCAATTTGTTGCTCGCGCGCGCCACGAGCCGGAAGCGTGAGCTCGCCCTGCGGCAGGCGCTGGGCAGCGCGGCATCTCGGCTCATCCGGCAATTGCTGACGGAAAGTCTGCTGCTGTCCGTCGCGGGCGGAGTGCTCGGTGTCGCGGTCGCGTACATCGCTCGCGGGGGGATCGCGCGGCTGGTTCCCGAGGCGGTGCCACGCCTGAACACCGTCGCGATGGACTGGCGCGTGGTGCTGCTCGCGTTCGGCCTGTCGTTGATCGTCGGCGTGTTGTTCGGGATCGCGCCGGCGTTGCAGATTCGCCGTCTCGACGTGACGCGCGTGTTGAAGGAAGAAGGCCGTTCATCCACGAGCGGCGGAGAGCAGATGCGCACACGGCGCGCGCTCGTCGTCGCCGAGTTCGCGCTGACGCTGACGCTGATGATCGTGGCGGTGCTGCTCCTCCGCAGCTTCCGCGAGCTGCTCGCCGCGCCGCTCGGCTTCGATACGCATGCCGTGTCGTTCGTCCGTACGCGGCTGCCCTATCCGAACGACTCGACCGAGGATCTTTACCCGAGCGCCGGCGCTGAAGCGCCGTTCATTAGAGAAATCATACGGCGGGTCAGGACGCTGCCGGGCGTTCAGGACGTCGCGGTCGGCGGCGGGGCGGCGGTGCCGCTCGATCATCCGTACCCGGACCAGCCGATCATGCGGATCGTCTTGGAACGGCGGGCCGAGTCGGGCAATCAGCCCGTCTACACGACCGGCACGATCGTGACCCCTGAATACTTTCATTTGTTGCGGATACCGCTCGTCCGGGGCCGGCTGTTCAACGACTTCGATACCGACGCGAGTCCGACGGTGGCGGTGGTCAACGAAGCGATGGCGGAAAAGTATTGGCCCGATGGCAATGCGATCGGGCAGCGCGTGAAGCTCTCACCGCGCGCGCGGCAGTGGGCGACGATCGTCGGCGTGGTCGCGGACACGCGCGCGGAGTCACTCGCCACGGCGCGCCATCCGATCATCTATGCGAGCCTGTACCAGTACCAGCGAAAGCATTTCGCGATCTTCGTTCGGGGGCAGGTCGAGACGGCGGCGTTCGAACGCGACGTTCGCGCGCAGGTGCAGGCGGTGAACCCGTCGCTGCCCGTGTTCGGCGCGACGACGCTCGACGAGACGCTGTCGGCGTCTCTCCTTCCCCGTCGTTTCGCGATCGTGATGATCGCCGCGTTCGCGAGCGTGGCGTTGATGCTTTCGAGTCTTGGTATTTACGGAGTCATATCCTACATGGTGGGCGAGCGCTTCCACGAGATCGGCGTCCGCGTCGCCCTTGGCGCGCAGCGCGCGGATGTGTTGCGCCTGGTGCTTGGGCATGGGCTTAGGCTCGCGGTGGCGGGCGCCGTGGCGGGGATTCTCGGCGCGCTCGTGGTGGCGCGAGTGATGGGTGGGGTGCTGTACGGGGTTCGGCCGTGGGATCCGGTCATCTTCGTTGGGGTGAGCGGGGGGCTCACGTTGATCGCGATCGCGGCGTGTTATGTCCCGGCGCGGCGGGCGATGCGCACCGATCCGATGGTGGCGATGCGGGATTAG
- a CDS encoding pyrroloquinoline quinone-dependent dehydrogenase produces MHRWWTWALGIVFFGGSAGRSAEVEWSAYGRDAAGTKYSPAAEITRDNARDLVQVWTYRTGDFARGSGTVRDETTPLYVDNLLYVSTPFGGVRALEAETGREVWSFDSELDLSAGYGDPTNRGVSTWVDARRSANTACHRQIYVATLDARLIALDSRTGKRCSDFGSDGQVDLNKNLVNAPQSKAEYAVTSPPAVIGDVVVVGSAVRDNERTDAPAGIVRAFDARTGAERWSWDPVPRTPEDSAYATWRGTNAHHTGAANAWSIISADSARDLVFVPTGSPSPDFFGGERLGRNDYANSIVALRASTGRVVWHFQVVHHDLWDYDVPAEPALVDIQHDGRTIPALVQTTKMGYVYVLDRTTGKPVFPVEERAVPASDVPGEQAWPTQPVPALPAALGPTRFNPSDIFAVSDSGRAWCAAQLANVRSEGIFTPPSLRGTVIFPGNIGGSNWSGVAIDPARQLAIIPSNRIVTVVDLIPRSDVHERAMGGTRFDEFSPQSGTPYGMRRRHLIAPDGVPCNPPPWGVLTAIDLRTGATRWQRPFGTVSSLKKIPESANWGSPNLGGAMLTGGALGFAGGAVDQRLHAFDVETGKELWSAVLPAGVHGSPMTLVTPSGEQLIVVAAGGHRELSDKLGDKVGDYIVAFALRKHAVVTRAPQSVAAGDYKGHIILDQSRLPLDVHLAIAGGRATMEFAIPNPKVTGHAVGRVSNDSLSADGTWSFEAQHCSGSIRFRGTTANGGGDLIGELEYLDGCSDHRMKPGTFAVRRNTPGS; encoded by the coding sequence ATGCACCGATGGTGGACGTGGGCCCTTGGGATCGTGTTCTTCGGCGGGTCAGCCGGGCGATCGGCCGAGGTCGAGTGGTCGGCCTACGGACGCGATGCCGCGGGCACGAAGTATTCACCCGCGGCCGAGATCACGCGTGACAACGCACGCGATCTCGTGCAGGTCTGGACGTATCGCACCGGGGATTTTGCGCGCGGAAGCGGCACCGTCCGTGATGAAACGACTCCGTTATACGTCGATAATCTGCTCTATGTCTCAACGCCGTTCGGAGGCGTGCGCGCACTCGAGGCCGAGACAGGGCGCGAGGTCTGGTCGTTCGATTCCGAGCTGGATCTCTCGGCCGGTTACGGCGATCCGACCAACCGCGGCGTCTCGACGTGGGTAGACGCGCGGCGATCGGCGAACACCGCATGCCATCGCCAGATCTACGTCGCCACGCTCGATGCGCGGCTGATTGCGCTCGATTCACGCACGGGCAAGCGGTGTTCTGACTTCGGCAGCGACGGTCAGGTGGATCTCAACAAAAACCTCGTGAACGCGCCGCAATCGAAAGCGGAATACGCGGTCACCTCACCACCCGCCGTCATCGGCGACGTCGTGGTCGTGGGCTCGGCCGTCCGCGACAATGAGCGCACGGACGCGCCCGCGGGAATCGTTCGCGCGTTCGACGCGCGAACCGGGGCCGAGCGATGGAGTTGGGATCCTGTCCCGCGCACGCCTGAAGATTCGGCCTACGCAACATGGCGCGGAACCAACGCACATCACACCGGCGCCGCGAACGCGTGGTCGATCATCAGCGCCGACAGCGCGCGCGACCTGGTGTTCGTTCCAACGGGTAGCCCGAGCCCGGACTTTTTCGGCGGTGAACGTCTTGGGCGCAACGACTACGCGAACTCAATCGTCGCGCTTCGTGCATCCACCGGCCGCGTCGTGTGGCACTTCCAGGTCGTGCACCACGATCTGTGGGACTACGACGTGCCCGCGGAGCCGGCGCTCGTCGACATTCAGCATGACGGGCGCACCATTCCCGCGCTCGTGCAGACCACGAAGATGGGGTATGTGTACGTGCTCGATCGCACGACCGGCAAGCCGGTGTTCCCTGTCGAGGAACGCGCGGTACCGGCGAGTGACGTGCCCGGCGAACAAGCGTGGCCGACGCAACCAGTCCCGGCACTTCCCGCGGCGCTCGGACCCACGCGCTTCAATCCGAGCGACATCTTCGCTGTCTCCGATTCGGGCCGAGCCTGGTGCGCGGCGCAGCTGGCGAACGTCCGGTCCGAGGGCATCTTCACGCCGCCCTCGCTGCGCGGAACGGTCATCTTTCCGGGAAACATCGGGGGCTCGAACTGGAGCGGTGTCGCGATCGATCCGGCCCGGCAACTCGCGATCATTCCGTCGAATCGCATCGTCACGGTCGTCGATCTGATTCCGCGAAGCGACGTGCACGAGCGCGCGATGGGCGGAACGCGCTTCGACGAGTTCTCCCCGCAGAGCGGAACGCCATACGGCATGCGCCGGCGGCATTTGATCGCCCCGGACGGCGTGCCGTGCAACCCGCCGCCCTGGGGCGTGCTCACCGCGATCGATTTGCGCACGGGTGCAACACGATGGCAGCGGCCGTTCGGCACCGTGTCGTCGCTGAAAAAAATTCCGGAAAGCGCGAACTGGGGCTCGCCAAATCTCGGCGGAGCGATGCTGACCGGCGGTGCGCTGGGCTTCGCGGGAGGCGCCGTGGATCAACGCCTGCACGCGTTCGACGTCGAAACCGGCAAGGAGCTGTGGTCGGCCGTGCTGCCGGCGGGAGTACACGGTTCGCCCATGACGCTCGTTACGCCCTCGGGCGAGCAGCTCATCGTCGTCGCCGCGGGTGGTCACCGCGAGCTCAGCGACAAGCTCGGTGACAAGGTCGGCGACTATATCGTCGCGTTCGCGCTCCGCAAGCACGCGGTCGTCACGCGCGCGCCGCAATCAGTGGCGGCAGGCGATTACAAGGGCCACATCATCCTCGATCAATCGCGCCTTCCGCTGGACGTGCATCTCGCTATCGCCGGGGGCCGAGCGACGATGGAATTCGCAATCCCGAATCCAAAGGTCACCGGGCATGCGGTCGGCCGCGTATCGAACGACAGTCTCAGTGCGGACGGGACGTGGAGCTTCGAGGCGCAGCACTGTTCGGGATCGATTCGATTTCGCGGCACAACCGCGAATGGTGGCGGCGACCTGATTGGAGAACTGGAATACCTCGACGGCTGTTCCGATCATCGCATGAAACCGGGCACGTTCGCGGTTCGGCGAAACACACCGGGGAGCTGA
- a CDS encoding VOC family protein: MTTPNQLPTTHPYRMEHWEREIYGMPAFPMIATSDLAVSRAWYVSTLGFADVFTMKGPGDALVLAHLRWCRWGDVLLTQALTSVDGPRGVGITLNFMTLDVDALAERARVAGATILEGPHTRPWNARDVTIADLDGYRLNFTGPTRDANRMSFDDIVRRAQGAGG; the protein is encoded by the coding sequence ATGACCACGCCCAATCAACTTCCGACCACGCATCCCTACCGTATGGAACACTGGGAGCGTGAGATCTACGGCATGCCCGCGTTCCCGATGATCGCGACCAGCGATCTCGCCGTGTCGCGCGCGTGGTATGTGTCCACACTCGGCTTCGCCGATGTATTCACGATGAAGGGACCGGGTGACGCGCTGGTGCTCGCGCATCTCCGCTGGTGTAGGTGGGGCGACGTTTTGCTCACGCAGGCCCTCACTTCGGTCGACGGACCGCGCGGAGTCGGCATTACGCTCAACTTCATGACACTCGACGTCGATGCATTGGCCGAGCGTGCGCGGGTCGCCGGCGCGACGATTCTCGAGGGGCCGCACACTCGGCCGTGGAACGCACGCGACGTCACCATCGCCGATCTCGACGGCTACCGCTTGAACTTCACCGGGCCGACGCGTGACGCGAATCGTATGTCGTTCGACGACATCGTGCGGCGAGCGCAGGGAGCGGGCGGCTGA
- a CDS encoding NAD(P)-dependent oxidoreductase encodes MPRKILVTGSAGHLGEALMRSFAQRDQPAVGMDIAASAFTNVVGSITDRACLRECLRGVDAVIHTASLHKPHLATHSADDFVQTNVSGTLAVLEEAVAANVRVVIFTSTTSAFGAALVPRAADPATWITENTVPVPKNMYGVTKIAAENVCELFHRQRDLAVIVLRTSRFFPEPDDDPAKRAAFKLGNAQANELLHRRVDVQDVVDAHMLAIDNAARLGLGRFIISATTPFQRADAPALRTDAAGVVRRLFPDAERLYANAGWRLPESIDRVYDNALARGELGWAPRYDFAHALDCLRQGRDHRSPLAVAIGSKGYHGDAYQGGAYPVA; translated from the coding sequence ATGCCGCGGAAGATTCTCGTCACTGGAAGTGCAGGGCACCTGGGCGAGGCGCTGATGCGATCGTTTGCGCAACGCGATCAGCCGGCAGTGGGCATGGACATCGCGGCCTCGGCGTTTACCAACGTCGTCGGCTCGATCACCGACAGGGCCTGTCTTCGCGAGTGCCTGCGGGGCGTCGACGCCGTCATTCACACGGCGTCGCTCCACAAGCCGCATCTCGCTACCCACAGCGCGGACGATTTCGTGCAGACGAACGTGAGCGGCACGCTCGCCGTGCTCGAAGAAGCGGTCGCCGCCAACGTTCGAGTCGTCATCTTCACCAGCACGACGAGCGCGTTTGGAGCGGCGCTGGTGCCGCGGGCTGCTGACCCGGCCACCTGGATCACCGAAAACACGGTACCGGTACCGAAGAACATGTATGGCGTCACGAAGATCGCGGCCGAGAACGTCTGTGAGCTCTTTCATCGACAGCGGGATCTTGCCGTCATCGTGCTACGAACGTCGCGTTTCTTTCCTGAACCGGATGATGATCCGGCCAAACGCGCCGCATTCAAACTGGGAAACGCCCAGGCGAACGAGCTCCTCCATCGTCGTGTCGATGTGCAGGACGTCGTCGACGCGCACATGCTCGCGATCGACAATGCCGCGAGACTTGGGCTTGGTCGCTTCATCATCTCGGCAACCACACCGTTTCAGCGTGCAGACGCGCCAGCGTTGAGAACGGACGCGGCCGGCGTTGTCCGCCGGTTATTCCCGGACGCGGAGCGGCTGTATGCCAACGCTGGCTGGCGATTGCCGGAGTCCATCGATCGCGTGTATGACAACGCGCTCGCTCGGGGCGAGCTCGGCTGGGCTCCGCGGTATGACTTCGCGCACGCGCTGGATTGCCTGCGTCAGGGCCGCGATCATCGCAGCCCCTTGGCCGTCGCCATCGGTTCCAAGGGCTATCACGGAGATGCATACCAGGGCGGAGCCTATCCGGTCGCATAG
- a CDS encoding PadR family transcriptional regulator: MELLQGTLDLIILQTLRWGPAHGYGILRLIQSQSANALKIETGSLYPALQRLLRQRLVAAEWTVSENNRRVRAYRLTPKGRERLAAERSQWERMSNAIAALMLPPAAKET, encoded by the coding sequence ATGGAGCTACTACAAGGCACGCTGGATTTGATCATCCTCCAGACGCTCCGCTGGGGGCCCGCGCACGGTTACGGGATTCTGCGACTCATCCAATCGCAATCGGCGAACGCGCTCAAGATCGAGACGGGCTCGCTCTATCCCGCGCTCCAGCGGCTTCTGCGGCAACGCCTCGTCGCCGCGGAATGGACGGTGTCGGAGAACAATCGCCGCGTCCGCGCCTACCGTCTCACGCCAAAAGGCCGCGAGCGACTCGCGGCCGAGCGCTCGCAGTGGGAGCGGATGTCGAACGCGATCGCGGCGTTGATGCTGCCGCCCGCCGCGAAGGAAACGTGA
- a CDS encoding MerR family transcriptional regulator: MGQNVADVTVGELAREAGISPQILRHYDQLGLLRPSRRTAAGYRLYSPADRARLEAIRALRDLDFDLETIGRVLRGASELRAVAELQLRALEHQARVIRRRMAVIRVSLKGNGALDVARIHRLERLARLERADKARFVREHLARRMSGRATPQLERTILGLASVELPDDATLEQLDAWLELAELVADAEFLAHHKRRATTAHTESAAARRNMKRLNHDVVAAIRRGVHPEQAAGQRFVRRWLRHMARQRGRRDVRAVARDVLRDAKRGLYAKEARFWALLAVLKPELASHPSYAIGAWLMRGVESYSQAAGPQYD; this comes from the coding sequence ATGGGCCAGAACGTCGCGGACGTCACGGTCGGGGAGCTGGCGCGCGAAGCCGGAATCAGCCCGCAAATCCTTCGGCACTACGATCAACTCGGGCTGTTGCGGCCCAGTCGGCGGACCGCCGCTGGCTATCGGTTGTACTCCCCAGCTGATCGTGCTCGCCTGGAGGCGATCAGGGCGCTGCGCGATCTCGACTTCGACCTCGAGACGATCGGTCGCGTGCTGCGCGGCGCGTCGGAGCTTCGCGCGGTGGCCGAGTTGCAGCTTCGGGCGCTCGAGCACCAGGCGCGAGTGATTCGACGGCGCATGGCGGTGATTCGCGTCTCGTTGAAGGGGAACGGCGCGCTCGACGTCGCACGCATTCATCGGCTCGAGCGCCTCGCCCGGCTCGAGCGTGCCGACAAGGCGAGGTTCGTGCGGGAGCATCTGGCGCGGCGAATGTCGGGACGCGCGACGCCGCAACTCGAGCGGACGATTCTCGGTCTCGCGTCGGTCGAGCTTCCCGACGACGCGACGCTCGAGCAGCTCGATGCGTGGCTCGAGCTCGCCGAGTTGGTCGCGGATGCAGAGTTTCTCGCGCACCACAAACGGCGGGCGACGACCGCACACACCGAGTCGGCCGCCGCGCGCCGAAATATGAAGCGGCTCAATCACGACGTCGTCGCGGCGATCCGTCGAGGAGTCCATCCCGAGCAGGCGGCCGGGCAGCGGTTCGTTCGTCGTTGGCTCCGTCACATGGCACGCCAGCGCGGACGTCGCGACGTGCGCGCCGTCGCGCGCGATGTGCTGCGCGACGCGAAGCGTGGCCTGTACGCGAAGGAGGCGCGATTCTGGGCGTTGTTGGCGGTGCTCAAGCCGGAGCTCGCGAGTCATCCAAGCTATGCGATTGGGGCGTGGCTCATGCGCGGCGTCGAGAGCTATTCACAGGCAGCCGGACCGCAATATGATTGA
- a CDS encoding LuxR C-terminal-related transcriptional regulator has translation MLRFTCPPCGDVFTGPDEHALIDIAAEHARKLHDVDLLAEFTPEQLRGLIQRENESYWSRIGDLVPNGGLKTVFEEQLCDREREIVTYVVHGFSNKEIAGRLCISGRTVSTHLVNIYEKLNVHSRAELTVLVRAADRVIEAGLRAGTREFGPFKHTAP, from the coding sequence ATGCTCAGATTCACCTGCCCGCCCTGTGGCGACGTCTTCACCGGCCCGGACGAACACGCCCTCATCGACATCGCGGCGGAGCACGCGCGCAAGCTCCACGACGTCGACCTCCTCGCGGAGTTCACGCCCGAGCAATTGCGCGGGCTCATCCAGCGCGAGAACGAGTCGTACTGGTCGCGGATCGGCGATCTCGTTCCGAACGGCGGGCTGAAAACGGTGTTCGAGGAACAGTTGTGCGACCGCGAGCGTGAGATCGTCACGTACGTCGTTCACGGTTTCAGCAACAAGGAAATCGCCGGACGCCTGTGCATCAGCGGCCGAACGGTGTCCACGCATCTCGTCAACATTTACGAGAAGTTGAACGTGCATTCGCGTGCCGAGCTGACGGTGCTCGTACGTGCCGCCGACCGCGTCATCGAGGCGGGGCTGCGCGCCGGCACGCGCGAGTTCGGGCCGTTCAAGCACACGGCGCCCTAG
- a CDS encoding TetR/AcrR family transcriptional regulator, producing MAKLPRPDTHTRLIRATEDLLRESGMAGTGIKDAVARADAPIGSLYHFFPGGKAQLVEAALEAHATRLPPLFERIFADGRDPAQAVRALFDTAAAGFDNSGADKGCAVGAVALDLRAEDKAIQRVCERVFQEWAACIAARLPWEDHARRQSFGEAVILGLEGAFVIARASRSGEPFRVAGKWLSIAAESANASSSSKRSRVSSKANAHRRKR from the coding sequence GTGGCCAAACTCCCCCGACCCGACACGCACACCAGACTCATTCGCGCCACCGAAGACCTCCTGCGCGAATCCGGCATGGCCGGCACCGGTATCAAGGACGCTGTCGCGCGCGCCGATGCGCCGATCGGCTCCTTGTATCATTTTTTCCCCGGTGGCAAGGCGCAGCTGGTCGAAGCGGCGCTCGAGGCGCACGCCACGAGACTCCCGCCGCTCTTCGAGCGAATATTCGCTGACGGGCGCGATCCGGCGCAGGCCGTCCGGGCGTTGTTCGACACGGCCGCCGCGGGATTCGACAATAGCGGCGCCGACAAGGGCTGCGCCGTGGGCGCCGTCGCACTGGATCTCAGGGCCGAGGACAAGGCCATCCAGCGCGTGTGCGAACGCGTGTTTCAGGAATGGGCCGCATGCATCGCCGCGCGTCTGCCGTGGGAAGATCACGCGCGGCGGCAGTCGTTCGGCGAAGCGGTCATCCTCGGGTTGGAAGGCGCCTTCGTCATCGCGCGTGCGTCGCGCAGCGGCGAGCCGTTTCGCGTCGCCGGAAAGTGGTTGTCCATCGCCGCCGAGTCGGCGAACGCATCGTCGAGCAGCAAACGCTCTCGAGTAAGCTCTAAAGCGAACGCTCACCGGAGGAAACGATAA
- a CDS encoding GNAT family N-acetyltransferase, with protein METFPIVVRAIARSDYAGWRPLWDGYNAFYERAGPTALPEEITTATWERFFADDEPVHALVAESNGRIVGIVHFLFHRSTSRLDDVCYLQDLFVAEDCRGRGIARALILAVYDAARVKGCSRVYWQTQASNATARRLYDTLADHRGFIVYSHEL; from the coding sequence ATGGAAACCTTTCCGATCGTCGTGCGCGCCATCGCGCGCTCGGACTACGCCGGTTGGCGCCCGCTATGGGATGGCTACAACGCGTTCTATGAACGCGCCGGGCCAACCGCGTTGCCGGAGGAGATCACGACCGCGACCTGGGAGCGCTTCTTCGCCGACGACGAACCGGTGCACGCGCTCGTCGCGGAATCGAACGGCCGCATCGTTGGCATCGTGCACTTTCTCTTTCACCGCAGCACGAGCCGGCTCGACGACGTGTGCTATCTCCAGGATCTTTTCGTCGCCGAGGATTGCCGGGGTCGCGGGATTGCGCGGGCATTGATTCTCGCCGTGTACGACGCTGCGCGCGTCAAGGGATGCAGCCGCGTCTACTGGCAGACGCAGGCATCGAATGCCACGGCGCGGCGGTTGTACGACACGCTCGCCGACCACCGCGGCTTCATCGTGTATTCGCACGAGCTCTGA
- a CDS encoding cupin domain-containing protein: MSAAKTAGAVVVRAGEGQAVRWGPAGVVRVVAGADSTDGSFSIVEVKEPAGSFAPLHTHRGEAEAFYILEGKIELTCGDETVTAGAGDFVYTPRGVAHKYVVTGDQAARVLLFFSRPGFESFFLDGGAPLDRAPSGPPKPEDLQRLFDKYDLEVHESMAH, from the coding sequence ATGAGTGCAGCAAAAACCGCCGGTGCGGTCGTGGTGCGCGCCGGCGAGGGACAAGCAGTGCGTTGGGGGCCCGCGGGCGTGGTGCGCGTCGTCGCCGGCGCCGACTCGACCGATGGCAGCTTCAGCATCGTCGAGGTCAAGGAGCCGGCGGGCAGCTTCGCGCCGCTGCACACGCACCGCGGCGAAGCGGAAGCGTTCTACATCCTCGAGGGGAAGATCGAGTTGACGTGCGGCGACGAGACCGTGACGGCAGGCGCGGGCGATTTCGTCTACACGCCGCGCGGCGTGGCGCACAAGTACGTCGTCACCGGCGATCAGGCGGCGCGAGTCCTTCTCTTCTTCTCGCGGCCCGGGTTCGAGTCATTCTTTCTCGACGGCGGCGCGCCGCTCGACCGCGCTCCGTCCGGACCGCCCAAGCCGGAAGACTTGCAGCGGCTGTTCGACAAATACGACCTGGAGGTCCACGAGTCGATGGCGCACTGA
- a CDS encoding nuclear transport factor 2 family protein — translation MPRPVPTLIAACSLAACSLAACALAACALAACAHHVSVRADVSSDEAAVRQLEERVAAATGANDPDALEPLLAADFTFVNPVGLLITKQQFLDNFRTGRLQNSKYDVSEMAVRMYGDAAVVTYRSDVAGPAGSQQISNKRRRTTMLVKRDGRWLIVAQQSTPILDMRR, via the coding sequence ATGCCTCGTCCAGTTCCCACGCTCATCGCTGCGTGCTCGCTCGCCGCGTGCTCGCTCGCCGCGTGTGCGCTCGCCGCGTGTGCGCTCGCCGCGTGCGCGCACCATGTGTCCGTGCGCGCCGACGTCTCATCGGACGAAGCGGCCGTCCGTCAACTCGAGGAGCGCGTCGCCGCCGCGACGGGCGCCAACGACCCCGACGCCCTCGAGCCGCTGCTCGCTGCCGATTTCACGTTCGTGAACCCTGTCGGCCTGCTCATTACGAAGCAGCAGTTTCTCGACAACTTCCGCACTGGGCGATTACAAAACAGTAAATACGACGTGAGCGAGATGGCCGTGCGCATGTACGGCGACGCCGCGGTCGTCACCTATCGCTCCGACGTCGCGGGCCCCGCGGGATCGCAGCAGATCTCGAACAAGCGCCGGCGGACGACGATGCTCGTCAAGCGCGACGGGCGCTGGCTCATCGTGGCGCAGCAGTCGACGCCGATTCTCGACATGCGGCGCTGA